From Hyphomicrobiales bacterium 4NK60-0047b, the proteins below share one genomic window:
- a CDS encoding acyl-CoA dehydrogenase family protein, with protein MNLAVDSAPMAENGLIPNLMDHLEAGVTLAEELTTKAKANVLAAVVGDNGKIDAAKFDSAQHEGHGLSWFATYAESLKQLQDYAVRMKEEDRLGELETLIVQIGFGEYLTQMLGGIPMSQTEIVRPLDLGLSSEDLAGFDNPSVQLLMRQGNNPTARKSVIELMMKTEGSATFGDTGLDETYEAMRDEMRRFAEAEVVPHAHEWHLANEYVPMEILDKMAELGVFGLTIPEEFGGLGLGKESMCVVSEELSRGYIGVGSLGTRSEIAAELILCGGTQEQKEHWLPKISAGEILPTAVFTEPNTGSDLASLKTRGTLEGDKYVVTGQKTWITHPVRADLMTLLVRTKPDEKGYRGLSMLLAEKQRGTDEDPFPTPGMDGGEIEVLGYRGMKEYEISFDGFEVPKENLLGPEEGQGFKQLMETFEAARIQTAARAIGVAQCALELGLRYADDRIQFGQSIVNFPRVYNKLVMMAVEIMITRQLTYFSARQKDEEKRCDVEAGMAKLLGARVAWSSADNALQIHGGNGFALEYPVSRVLCDARILNIFEGAAEIQAQVIARRILTS; from the coding sequence ATGAACCTTGCGGTTGATAGTGCGCCGATGGCTGAAAATGGCTTAATTCCTAATTTAATGGACCACCTTGAGGCAGGTGTGACTTTAGCTGAAGAGCTGACAACAAAAGCAAAAGCGAATGTGCTTGCAGCTGTTGTGGGTGACAATGGCAAGATTGATGCCGCAAAGTTTGATAGTGCTCAACATGAAGGGCACGGTCTTTCCTGGTTTGCGACTTATGCGGAAAGCTTGAAGCAATTGCAAGATTATGCAGTTCGCATGAAGGAAGAAGATCGCCTTGGTGAATTAGAAACTCTTATTGTTCAAATTGGCTTTGGTGAATATCTCACACAAATGCTTGGCGGCATTCCTATGAGCCAAACTGAGATTGTTCGTCCGCTTGACCTTGGTCTCTCATCTGAAGATTTAGCTGGGTTTGATAATCCATCTGTTCAACTGCTTATGCGCCAGGGTAATAACCCTACGGCTCGCAAATCAGTGATTGAGCTGATGATGAAGACTGAAGGCAGTGCGACCTTTGGTGACACTGGCCTTGATGAGACATATGAAGCGATGCGTGATGAAATGCGCCGCTTTGCTGAAGCTGAAGTTGTGCCGCATGCACATGAGTGGCATTTGGCAAATGAATATGTGCCAATGGAAATCTTGGACAAGATGGCTGAACTTGGTGTGTTTGGCCTGACTATTCCTGAAGAGTTTGGCGGGCTTGGGCTTGGCAAAGAATCTATGTGTGTAGTGTCTGAAGAATTGTCGCGCGGTTACATCGGCGTTGGCTCGCTTGGCACACGTTCTGAAATTGCGGCTGAGCTTATTCTTTGTGGTGGTACGCAAGAACAGAAAGAACATTGGCTTCCGAAAATTTCTGCTGGTGAAATTTTGCCAACGGCTGTTTTTACTGAGCCAAATACAGGCTCTGACCTAGCGTCACTTAAAACACGCGGTACGCTAGAGGGTGATAAATATGTGGTCACTGGACAGAAAACATGGATCACCCACCCGGTTCGTGCTGATCTGATGACGCTTCTTGTGCGCACGAAACCTGATGAAAAAGGTTATCGCGGGCTTTCAATGCTCTTGGCTGAAAAACAACGCGGCACAGATGAAGATCCGTTCCCGACGCCTGGTATGGATGGCGGTGAGATTGAAGTGCTTGGTTATCGCGGTATGAAAGAATATGAAATTTCTTTCGACGGATTTGAAGTGCCGAAAGAAAACCTACTTGGCCCTGAAGAAGGCCAGGGCTTTAAGCAATTGATGGAAACATTTGAAGCGGCTCGTATTCAAACAGCTGCTCGTGCCATCGGTGTGGCGCAATGTGCCCTTGAGCTTGGTCTTCGTTATGCAGATGATCGCATTCAGTTTGGTCAATCAATCGTCAACTTCCCGCGGGTTTACAACAAGCTTGTGATGATGGCTGTTGAAATTATGATTACACGCCAACTCACATACTTCTCTGCTCGCCAAAAGGATGAAGAGAAACGCTGTGACGTTGAAGCGGGTATGGCGAAACTCCTCGGTGCACGTGTTGCCTGGAGCTCAGCTGACAATGCGCTGCAAATTCATGGCGGTAATGGTTTTGCTCTTGAATATCCAGTGTCTCGCGTTCTTTGTGATGCACGGATTTTGAACATCTTTGAAGGAGCTGCTGAAATTCAAGCGCAAGTGATTGCGAGACGAATTTTGACTTCTTAA
- a CDS encoding ATP-binding protein, translating into MFGFSKSRETLGKKTRQSSDTIEVAGLRNASNPGKLGFLTTKELEPYSGLIGQDRGLEAVELGVDIRSDNFNIFAAGGLGVGKLTAITKLLKEVLPSWEAPSDWVYVNNFENSYQPIAIELSAGQGLEFRNLMIQSIDELRVGLSAMFHSDEYITRRRAIDLAFESNQEDAIDNLVDHARSKNVGILRTPSGFTMVPLEDGEALEPEEFQAKPVGERRVVEAKIEALERQLSELFQSFPLQQKERAEKLMKLNADMAKNVVSAALLGVRNAFKKHKKIKDYLDAVEIDLVRHIGLFVDEESDDVLVKGHVETEDDPKYSRYMVNVLVSHKRSELNGGPFVKEGNPTLSNLVGSVEALMGAGNSLGADFNMIKAGALHKANGGVLLLDAAKLLQNNFAWEGFKQALIDKEIRVQSPIDDGSVLKSVSLMPEAIPLNVKVILFGEREIYYRLKEVDPEFANIFKIQAEFEDRIDRSDEAEKQYAQIIRGILDKKKLKPLDAVAVGRLIEESSRQAGDGEKLYINFVQLQDILIEADYLSSKDERKTTAHSDIKMTLGKRDRRASLVKERHREGVLRDLQMIETDGAVVGQINGLSVLQHGDYTFGRPNKITARVRMGAGRVVDIEREVELGGPLHSKGVMILWGYLAGTYAQTVPLALSASLVFEQSYGGIDGDSASAAELFALLSALSQVPIRQGIAVTGSVNQQGGVQAIGGVNEKIEGYFDLCSERGLTGSQGVIIPHANRVHLMLREDVVAACGRGDFYVWSIEHIDEGLEILTGVKAGGRSRKGVFESGSLNRGVEARLIDFAHMRRSFGDGPAG; encoded by the coding sequence ATGTTTGGATTTAGCAAAAGCCGTGAAACACTTGGAAAAAAAACACGGCAGTCAAGTGACACGATTGAGGTTGCCGGACTTAGAAACGCTTCAAATCCAGGTAAGTTGGGCTTTTTAACTACCAAAGAGCTTGAGCCATATTCAGGATTAATAGGGCAGGACCGCGGGCTTGAGGCTGTTGAGCTTGGCGTTGATATTCGCTCTGATAATTTTAATATATTTGCAGCTGGTGGTCTTGGGGTTGGCAAATTAACGGCCATTACAAAACTTCTTAAGGAGGTGTTGCCCTCTTGGGAGGCGCCATCAGATTGGGTCTATGTCAATAATTTTGAAAATAGCTATCAACCAATTGCGATTGAATTATCTGCCGGGCAGGGTTTAGAATTTCGTAACTTAATGATCCAGTCAATTGATGAATTGCGGGTTGGTTTATCTGCGATGTTTCACTCGGATGAATATATTACCCGGCGCCGTGCCATTGATTTGGCCTTTGAGAGCAACCAGGAAGATGCCATTGATAATTTAGTTGATCATGCACGCTCTAAAAATGTTGGGATTTTAAGAACACCTTCTGGTTTTACTATGGTGCCTTTGGAAGATGGTGAAGCACTAGAGCCGGAAGAGTTTCAAGCAAAGCCAGTTGGTGAGCGCCGCGTTGTTGAAGCTAAGATTGAAGCGCTTGAGCGTCAATTGTCTGAGTTGTTTCAGAGTTTTCCTTTGCAACAAAAAGAACGTGCTGAAAAGCTGATGAAACTGAATGCTGATATGGCGAAAAATGTTGTATCGGCTGCATTACTTGGCGTTCGCAATGCATTTAAAAAACACAAGAAAATTAAAGATTATTTAGACGCCGTTGAGATTGACCTTGTTCGTCATATTGGTTTGTTCGTTGATGAAGAAAGCGATGACGTTTTGGTGAAAGGGCATGTTGAAACGGAAGATGACCCTAAATATTCTCGGTATATGGTCAATGTTTTGGTGAGCCATAAACGCAGCGAGCTAAATGGAGGGCCTTTCGTTAAAGAGGGCAATCCAACTTTAAGTAATTTGGTTGGTAGTGTCGAAGCATTGATGGGGGCTGGAAACAGCCTTGGTGCCGATTTCAATATGATTAAAGCTGGTGCTTTGCATAAAGCGAATGGCGGTGTCTTATTGCTTGATGCCGCAAAACTGTTACAAAATAATTTTGCCTGGGAAGGGTTTAAGCAGGCATTGATTGACAAAGAAATTCGCGTGCAATCTCCTATTGATGATGGTTCTGTTTTGAAGTCGGTTTCTTTAATGCCTGAAGCTATTCCATTGAATGTGAAAGTCATACTCTTTGGTGAACGTGAAATTTATTATCGCTTAAAAGAAGTTGACCCTGAATTTGCGAATATTTTTAAAATTCAAGCGGAATTTGAAGATCGTATAGATCGGAGTGATGAAGCTGAAAAGCAATATGCTCAAATTATCCGAGGAATTTTAGACAAGAAGAAATTGAAACCACTTGATGCTGTTGCTGTTGGGCGATTGATTGAAGAGAGCTCCAGGCAAGCAGGTGATGGCGAAAAACTTTATATTAATTTTGTTCAATTGCAGGATATTTTGATAGAGGCAGATTACCTTTCTTCTAAAGATGAGAGGAAAACAACGGCACATTCAGACATTAAGATGACGCTGGGCAAACGAGATAGACGTGCTTCATTAGTTAAAGAACGCCATCGTGAGGGGGTTCTTCGTGATTTGCAAATGATTGAAACTGATGGCGCAGTTGTTGGCCAAATTAACGGTTTGAGTGTTTTGCAGCACGGTGATTATACATTTGGTCGTCCGAATAAGATTACAGCTCGTGTTCGGATGGGGGCTGGCCGAGTTGTTGATATTGAACGCGAAGTTGAGCTTGGTGGGCCTTTGCATTCAAAGGGTGTTATGATCCTTTGGGGCTATTTGGCTGGCACTTATGCTCAGACTGTACCTCTTGCTTTGAGTGCAAGCCTGGTGTTTGAACAATCTTATGGTGGTATAGATGGTGATAGTGCTTCTGCTGCTGAATTGTTTGCTCTGTTATCTGCGCTTTCTCAAGTTCCTATTCGTCAGGGAATTGCTGTTACTGGTTCGGTTAATCAACAAGGTGGTGTGCAGGCGATTGGCGGCGTGAATGAAAAGATTGAAGGCTATTTTGACCTTTGTTCAGAGCGGGGTTTAACTGGCAGCCAGGGGGTCATTATTCCTCATGCCAACCGGGTTCATTTGATGCTACGTGAGGATGTTGTAGCTGCGTGTGGGCGCGGTGATTTTTATGTTTGGTCTATCGAGCATATTGATGAAGGACTAGAAATTTTAACTGGTGTGAAAGCTGGTGGTCGTTCTCGAAAAGGTGTGTTTGAAAGTGGATCATTAAATCGCGGTGTTGAAGCTCGACTTATTGATTTTGCTCATATGCGACGTTCATTTGGTGACGGTCCTGCTGGCTAA
- a CDS encoding ActR/PrrA/RegA family redox response regulator transcription factor, producing MVMEAIDWSVYEDRSMLVVEDDQSFLNRLSRALESRGFDVQTADNVDDGIAIIRRSPPAFAVVDMRLNGGNGLQVLEVLSEARPSARSVVLTGYGNLATAVTAVKLGAIDYLAKPADADDVVAALMATGDKAAPPENPMSADRVRWEHIQRVYELCNRNVSETARRLNMHRRTLQRILAKRAPR from the coding sequence ATGGTTATGGAGGCGATAGACTGGTCAGTTTACGAAGATCGGTCGATGTTGGTTGTTGAAGATGACCAGTCATTTTTAAATCGATTGTCTCGTGCGTTAGAATCGCGCGGATTTGATGTGCAAACCGCTGATAATGTTGATGATGGTATTGCTATTATTCGACGTTCGCCGCCAGCGTTCGCTGTTGTTGATATGCGTCTTAATGGTGGGAATGGGTTGCAAGTGCTTGAGGTTTTATCTGAAGCGCGACCGAGTGCTCGCTCTGTGGTTCTTACAGGCTATGGAAATTTAGCAACTGCAGTGACAGCGGTGAAGCTTGGTGCGATTGATTATTTAGCCAAACCAGCTGACGCTGATGATGTTGTGGCGGCTTTAATGGCAACCGGTGACAAGGCTGCACCACCAGAGAACCCTATGTCTGCTGACCGTGTGCGCTGGGAGCATATTCAACGAGTTTATGAATTATGTAACCGGAATGTTTCTGAGACAGCACGGCGCTTAAATATGCATCGTAGAACTTTGCAGCGGATTTTGGCAAAGCGTGCGCCACGGTAG
- a CDS encoding ActS/PrrB/RegB family redox-sensitive histidine kinase — MSLYMEQRDYINRSHLRLRTIVRLRWIAIVGQFAAVLLVFYWLGFEFPLSLAIFVICLSVCINVVLSAMVNDIKVIGNQFGTWMLGFDIIQLSVLLYLTGGILNPFASLLVAPIAISAASLRTQSTVILSILALISASIISFAYLPLPWETVGGLEFPMAYRMGNWISLLCAMAFIGFFAWRIANESRIMSAALAATEATLAREQKLSAIDGLAAAAAHGLGTPLSTICLVAKELEREMTDENHIKDDVKLIRRQAVRCREILQSLTDEGMDTDMLVASSSIGDVIEEVAQPLKALKANILVKKSPKEGTVAPFDKEPLLYRNPGMIYALGNIVENAVEFTKTRVVITIEWSETKVKLSIVDDGPGFSPEMMKILGEPFVSSRSIARREAEDHQSGMGLGFFISKTLLERSGAVMRFGNVKHDLVKGAVAGAYVKLDWPRDALDTSIEKD, encoded by the coding sequence ATGTCTCTTTATATGGAACAGAGAGATTATATAAATCGATCGCATTTACGACTTAGAACGATTGTGCGCTTACGTTGGATTGCGATTGTTGGGCAATTTGCAGCTGTATTGCTTGTGTTTTATTGGTTGGGATTTGAGTTCCCACTTTCTCTAGCGATTTTTGTTATTTGTCTTTCTGTTTGTATTAATGTTGTCCTTAGTGCCATGGTGAATGATATTAAGGTCATTGGTAACCAATTTGGTACGTGGATGCTTGGGTTTGATATTATTCAACTCTCAGTGCTTTTGTATTTAACAGGTGGGATTTTAAATCCATTTGCGTCTCTTCTTGTTGCTCCCATTGCTATTTCGGCGGCGTCCTTGCGCACACAATCAACAGTTATTCTCTCTATTTTAGCTTTAATTTCAGCCAGTATTATTAGCTTTGCTTACCTACCTCTTCCTTGGGAAACTGTCGGGGGATTGGAATTTCCTATGGCTTATAGAATGGGGAACTGGATTTCACTTCTTTGTGCGATGGCATTCATTGGTTTTTTTGCGTGGCGGATTGCGAATGAAAGTCGGATTATGTCAGCGGCGCTTGCAGCGACGGAAGCGACTTTGGCGCGTGAACAAAAATTGTCAGCGATTGATGGATTGGCAGCAGCAGCAGCGCATGGTTTAGGGACACCGCTTTCAACTATTTGTCTTGTGGCAAAAGAGTTAGAGCGGGAGATGACCGATGAAAACCATATTAAGGATGATGTGAAACTTATTCGCAGGCAAGCTGTTCGGTGCCGCGAAATTCTTCAATCTTTAACTGACGAGGGGATGGATACGGATATGTTGGTTGCGAGTTCTTCAATCGGCGATGTGATAGAGGAAGTGGCGCAACCATTAAAGGCTTTAAAAGCGAATATATTAGTAAAAAAATCTCCGAAAGAGGGGACTGTGGCTCCTTTTGATAAGGAGCCTTTATTATACCGAAACCCAGGGATGATTTATGCTCTGGGCAATATTGTTGAGAATGCAGTTGAGTTTACTAAAACAAGAGTGGTGATCACTATTGAATGGTCTGAGACGAAGGTAAAGCTGAGCATTGTTGATGATGGGCCTGGATTTTCACCGGAAATGATGAAAATTTTAGGTGAGCCGTTCGTTTCATCGCGTTCGATTGCACGGCGTGAAGCTGAAGACCACCAAAGTGGGATGGGACTTGGTTTTTTTATTTCCAAGACATTGTTAGAGCGATCTGGAGCCGTTATGCGTTTTGGTAATGTGAAGCATGATTTGGTTAAAGGGGCTGTTGCTGGTGCTTATGTTAAGCTTGACTGGCCCAGAGACGCACTTGATACGAGTATTGAAAAAGACTGA
- the trmD gene encoding tRNA (guanosine(37)-N1)-methyltransferase TrmD, which produces MTVDPDCPKWRAICLTLFPEIFPGPLGASVTGTALEKGLWDLDVINFRDFATDKHRSVDDTPAGGGPGMVLRPDIAAKAIDAAVELCPTARRVYLSPRGRPFDQDLAREFACEDGLILVCGRFEGLDERVIASRKLEEVSIGDFVMTGGEMAAFCLLDAVIRLRDGVLGAQSSLENESFEGGLLEHPHYTRPREFEGDAIPEVLLSGDHGKIEKWRHEQSLKLTRERRPDLLKDE; this is translated from the coding sequence ATGACTGTTGATCCTGATTGTCCAAAATGGCGTGCGATATGTTTGACGCTTTTTCCTGAAATTTTTCCTGGGCCTCTTGGTGCGAGTGTTACTGGCACTGCGCTTGAGAAAGGTCTATGGGATTTGGATGTCATTAATTTTAGGGACTTTGCCACAGATAAACATCGTTCGGTAGATGACACTCCTGCAGGCGGTGGCCCTGGAATGGTTCTCAGGCCTGACATTGCTGCCAAAGCCATTGATGCAGCAGTCGAGCTATGTCCGACAGCGCGCCGTGTTTATCTTTCTCCGCGGGGGCGACCTTTTGATCAAGACCTAGCTAGAGAGTTTGCCTGCGAGGATGGTTTGATTTTGGTTTGTGGCCGGTTTGAAGGGCTTGATGAACGGGTTATAGCTTCGAGAAAACTAGAAGAAGTTTCCATTGGAGATTTTGTTATGACCGGTGGTGAAATGGCAGCCTTTTGTTTATTAGATGCGGTTATTCGGTTGAGAGATGGTGTTTTAGGGGCGCAATCAAGTTTGGAGAATGAGAGTTTTGAGGGAGGCTTACTTGAGCATCCTCATTATACGCGGCCGCGAGAATTTGAGGGAGACGCTATTCCTGAAGTTTTACTGAGCGGGGATCATGGTAAAATTGAGAAATGGCGGCATGAACAGTCTTTAAAGCTTACTCGAGAACGCCGACCTGATTTGTTGAAGGATGAATGA
- the ccrA gene encoding crotonyl-CoA carboxylase/reductase — protein sequence MTEKDLYEIGEIPPLGHVPEKMYAWAIRKEREGNPDKAMQVEAVPTWDLGPKDVLIFNMAAGVNYNGVWASLGVPVSMFDVHKNDFHVAGSDASGVVWAVGKDVKNWKVGDEVVVHCNMTDGDDEECNGGDPMYSNTQKIWGYETPDGSFAQFSRVQAQQLMPRPQHLTWEESACYTLTLATAYRMLFGHMPHEVKPGQNVLVWGASGGLGVFAVQLIKAAGANAIGVISDESKRDYVMSLGAKGVINRKDFNCWGQLPTVNSDEYGKWFSEVRKFGKAIWDVTGKGVNVDMVFEHPGEATFPASTFVVKRGGMVVFCAGTSGFNLTMDARYVWMHQKRIQGSHFAHLKQAASANRLVIEGHVNPCMSEVFEWDRIPAAHMQMLENKHAPGNMSCLVGAKRAGMKTLEEARNA from the coding sequence ATGACTGAAAAAGATCTTTACGAAATCGGTGAAATTCCGCCGCTTGGACATGTGCCAGAGAAAATGTATGCCTGGGCAATTCGCAAAGAGCGTGAAGGCAACCCTGATAAGGCTATGCAAGTTGAAGCTGTGCCGACTTGGGATCTGGGGCCAAAAGATGTTCTAATCTTTAATATGGCTGCTGGTGTTAACTATAATGGCGTTTGGGCATCACTTGGTGTGCCAGTTTCTATGTTTGACGTTCATAAAAATGATTTCCATGTGGCTGGTTCTGATGCTTCTGGTGTTGTTTGGGCCGTTGGTAAAGACGTGAAAAACTGGAAAGTTGGCGATGAAGTTGTTGTTCACTGTAACATGACTGACGGTGACGACGAAGAGTGCAATGGTGGTGATCCTATGTACTCAAATACGCAAAAAATTTGGGGTTATGAAACTCCGGACGGATCATTTGCTCAATTCTCACGTGTACAAGCGCAACAACTTATGCCGCGTCCTCAGCACCTAACTTGGGAAGAGAGTGCTTGTTATACTCTGACATTAGCAACAGCTTATCGCATGTTGTTTGGTCACATGCCTCACGAAGTGAAGCCTGGTCAGAACGTGCTTGTATGGGGTGCATCTGGTGGTCTTGGTGTGTTTGCTGTTCAGCTGATTAAAGCTGCTGGTGCAAACGCTATTGGCGTGATTTCTGATGAATCTAAGCGTGATTACGTTATGAGCCTTGGTGCTAAAGGCGTGATCAACCGTAAAGACTTTAATTGCTGGGGCCAACTGCCTACTGTTAATAGTGACGAATATGGCAAATGGTTCAGTGAAGTTCGCAAATTTGGTAAAGCGATTTGGGATGTGACTGGTAAGGGTGTGAATGTTGACATGGTGTTTGAACACCCAGGTGAAGCGACATTCCCAGCGTCGACATTTGTTGTGAAACGTGGCGGTATGGTTGTGTTCTGTGCTGGCACTTCTGGCTTTAACCTGACTATGGACGCGCGTTATGTTTGGATGCATCAGAAACGTATTCAAGGTTCACACTTTGCGCATTTGAAGCAAGCTGCTAGCGCGAACCGCTTGGTTATTGAGGGACATGTGAACCCTTGTATGTCTGAAGTGTTTGAATGGGATCGTATTCCAGCAGCGCACATGCAGATGTTAGAAAATAAGCATGCGCCTGGTAATATGTCATGCCTTGTTGGTGCGAAACGCGCTGGTATGAAAACTTTAGAAGAAGCACGTAACGCTTAA